The following proteins come from a genomic window of Neofelis nebulosa isolate mNeoNeb1 chromosome 5, mNeoNeb1.pri, whole genome shotgun sequence:
- the CSNKA2IP gene encoding casein kinase II subunit alpha'-interacting protein: protein MEPLAYYDQQFVPLEYSYQPATTNSLTHQYTGEKRNQPNKLPVVRVQSHSNHLAAPPVNSKKLVQSCSVLPSAKSQDTISQGFYNKAPKAPLSQSKHQDTPALDPHQRTSLWPNQRALSSPLIHHKSQATPSLDLNKTSSSLESSQTNLSSRLPLPKPQTTSSRDFCWTSPSQKSNQRVSSSSLFPPKHQETPSLDVFWKSSSLGPNQRVLGAALPQSKPQKTSSLDGLWTSLLEHNRRSLSSPSLNSTSQIHDLLQSSCSLESNQMALSSPLSDSRPQTTAALSSNSIVLSLPLSHSKPRKSPLAHSVHQTKSLPLFPPKSQTVLTLNRDFRTLSSPVCHSKFQNTSSPNDKYRATDLSSPQYKPNVSGQSLSSSKHFIRSIAPSTLGSRFQNKGSFDLCAKTASNKEISWSLDYIHPCIVKGGSVPDDVVNKIVNSLSKTRIQRDLCRHILFRRMRGRPNPHPGPRLSSNYMVCLACASCIKSQCNHLTGRKDPHGATLFVIPTPELSSERGIEVKLVFLLSIPETSPSSGLPSSVKENQPDEIPEDKSEGMEKIQILSTSEPDITQELNRKNKGLTAASEDRVVSQQPQAIDWLLYVKKSNNFEPQSLPTSSSSSTSSSSSSSSSSSSSSSTVPSLPPPSKESTTSTLSGCVFTKVLSYHRLPPGVSWLEFICSKNHQPLTGKPRQSQSPSPRTRPMWNSTTVKGPKGPKMLFKFFQTKFQNERNID, encoded by the coding sequence ATGGAGCCTTTGGCATATTATGATCAACAATTTGTGCCATTAGAATACTCTTACCAACCAGCCACAACCAATTCATTGACACATCAATACACAGGTGAAAAACGAAATCAACCCAATAAGCTGCCTGTAGTCAGAGTGCAATCCCATAGTAATCACCTTGCAGCACCTCCAGTTAACTCTAAGAAGTTGGTGCAGAGCTGCTCAGTATTGCCCTCTGCCAAGTCTCAGGACACAATTTCACAGGGTTTCTATAACAAGGCTCCAAAAGCACCATTATCCCAATCCAAACATCAGGACACACCTGCACTAGACCCCCACCAGAGAACTTCACTGTGGCCTAATCAGAGAGCCTTGAGCTCACCTTTGATCCACCATAAATCCCAGGCAACACCTTCACTTGATCTTAATAAGACATCTTCATCACTGGAGTCCAGTCAAACAAACTTGAGCTCACGAttacccctccccaaacctcaGACTACATCTTCCCGAGACTTTTGCTGGACATCACCTTCACAGAAGTCTAATCAAAGAGTCTCAAGTTCATCATTATTTCCCCCCAAACATCAAGAAACACCTTCCCTAGATGTCTTCTGGAAATCATCTTCTTTGGGACCTAATCAAAGAGTGCTTGGCGCAGCATTACCACAGTCCAAGCCTCAGAAAACATCTTCATTGGATGGCCTTTGGACATCTTTATTAGAGCACAATCGAAGATCTTTGAGCTCACCATCACTCAACTCTACATCTCAAATACATGACTTGCTTCAGTCATCATGTTCATTGGAATCCAATCAAATGGCTCTGAGCTCACCATTATCTGACTCCAGACCTCAGACAACAGCTGCATTGAGCTCTAATTCCATTGTTCTGAGCTTACCATTGTCCCATTCAAAACCAAGGAAATCACCTTTAGCACATTCTGTCCACCAGACTAAGAGTTTGCCATTGTTCCCACCTAAATCTCAGACAGTGCTTACACTTAATCGGGACTTCAGGACCCTCAGCTCACCGGTTTGTCACTCCAAGTTTCAGAATACCTCTTCACCAAATGACAAATACAGGGCCACAGATTTATCTTCACCCCAGTATAAACCAAATGTCTCAGGTCAATCATTATCAAGCTCTAAACACTTTATCAGGAGCATAGCTCCTTCAACATTGGGCTCCCGATTCCAGAATAAAGGCAGCTTTGATCTTTGTGCAAAGACAGCATCAAATAAAGAAATTTCATGGAGTTTAGATTATATTCATCCCTGCATTGTTAAAGGTGGAAGTGTCCCTGATGATGTTGTAAATAAAATTGTCAATTCTCTCTCCAAGACCAGAATCCAGAGGGATCTCTGTAGGCATATTCTCTTTCGAAGAATGAGGGGAAGGCCAAATCCTCATCCTGGTCCCCGACTTTCATCAAATTATATGGTATGTTTAGCTTGTGCTTCCTGCATAAAATCTCAATGTAACCATCTTACGGGAAGGAAAGATCCTCATGGGGCAACGCTATTTGTCATCCCAACACCTGAGCTCAGTTCTGAGAGGGGAATAGAAGTGAAATTAGTTTTTCTCCTCTCCATACCAGAGACTTCTCCCTCATCTGGTCTTCCATCCTCGGTGAAAGAAAATCAGCCTGATGAAATCCCTGAAGACAAAtctgaaggaatggaaaagatacAAATTCTCTCTACATCTGAACCTGATATCACCCAGGAGCTAAATAGGAAGAACAAAGGGCTGACAGCAGCCTCTGAAGACAGAGTTGTAAGCCAACAGCCCCAGGCTATTGACTGGCTACTTTATGTGAAGAAAAGTAATAATTTTGAGCCGCAGTCCCTGCCTACATCCTCTTCATCCTctacatcctcctcctcctcttcatcatcttcctcctcctcttcctcttcaactGTGCCCTCTTTACCCCCTCCTTCCAAAGAGTCTACCACATCTACTCTCTCAGGTTGTGTGTTCACTAAGGTGCTTAGTTACCACCGATTGCCTCCAGGGGTCTCCTGGCTTGAGTTTATATGTAGTAAAAATCATCAGCCACTTACTGGGAAACCACGGCAAAGCCAATCACCATCTCCCAGAACAAGGCCTATGTGGAATAGCACCACAGTAAAAGGGCCAAAGGGACCAAAGATGCTGTTCAAATTTTTTCAGACAAAGtttcaaaatgagagaaatattgattaa